Proteins from one Phycisphaerae bacterium genomic window:
- a CDS encoding efflux RND transporter periplasmic adaptor subunit, producing MSARRTFGTSRRRIEPLDKQLHARCGFPRVAQQVHRRSARATLTVVLVVVALAGGGIGGYALSHRLGTGPSSSDMGSGTDATAADGDQWYTCGMHPNVLQKGPGDCPICHMKLTPLKKGDDTGSGAKASKERKVLYWRAPMDPNYISEKPGKSPMGMDLVPVYADEEESGSAHTIRIDPVTTQNMGIRTATVKRGPLIKTIRTVGRIDYNEPLVTFVDTKFNGWIEKLGVDETGQHVERGQLLFSVYSPELYAAQQEYLSAVQTLPRLEASTFAPAREEAVKMVEAALTKLKYLDVSDEQVETLRATGKIEKTLAIHSPASGIVTEKMALEGMYIKPGMRLYTIADLSRVWVYVDVYEYQLPWISVGQNATMTLPYVPGEGFVGKVVYIYPYLEPQTRVIKVRLEFENADMQLKPGMYANIRLESELQRDAILVPRESYIDSGTRQVAFVDLGGGKFAPRDVQVGVEAEDGMVEVLYGLDEGEIVVTSGQFMLDAESKLKEAVAKMMEAERAKTTKRAPESGGHAGHSPDQEMAGMHEAPTMPEGTAYSCPMEKHPDETDPANQGPYFSDKPGQCPHCGMKLKPIGEFSWADKYKAGTVASSVAPSMTEGGIPADAQYACPMDRHPDETDAADQGPYFSAEAGKCPRCGMKLKPLDDLEWIRAQRAADGGEVAYTCPDHQHVFSDTGGECPRCGRALAPFKVMYTCPDPEHASAVSATPGNCPHCGRGMAAYRGVWLDEKMASENVPASPGLADVAPYRCPIHPLVHSDKVGRCTICGSELASTSSAASGEALRTAIPLGAKYTCSMKICWHFAAEPGECPKCGMRLKPIEEVAWAKDLLDERSVQAGVAYACPMHPQEIRSAAPGTCSICGMQLVPESALKRPVAAPEHVAAQVDYIMEHYLELQRLLASDRTKDLTLHALGLVSASETLSKHISEPGVNLPPEAAQAAKRLHAAALKITGKLETDRVTFVELSAAVSVLVEYARPDKTRWPKLYLYHCPMSKGDWLQPAEEKANPYYGFKMLNCGELRGIK from the coding sequence ATGTCAGCACGACGTACCTTTGGCACGAGCCGACGACGAATCGAACCGCTGGATAAGCAGCTGCACGCACGATGCGGTTTCCCGCGGGTAGCCCAACAGGTGCACAGGCGATCAGCCCGCGCAACGCTCACGGTGGTTCTCGTGGTCGTGGCTCTCGCCGGTGGCGGAATAGGAGGATACGCACTGTCGCACCGTCTCGGAACCGGGCCGTCCTCGAGCGACATGGGTAGCGGCACAGATGCGACCGCGGCAGATGGCGATCAGTGGTACACGTGCGGCATGCATCCCAACGTCCTTCAGAAGGGCCCGGGCGACTGCCCGATCTGCCACATGAAGCTCACCCCCCTTAAGAAGGGCGATGACACCGGCAGTGGCGCGAAAGCATCCAAAGAGCGGAAAGTGCTCTACTGGCGCGCCCCGATGGACCCCAATTACATTTCGGAAAAGCCGGGCAAGAGCCCTATGGGGATGGATCTCGTCCCCGTGTACGCAGACGAAGAGGAATCAGGCTCTGCGCACACCATTCGCATCGATCCCGTCACCACCCAGAACATGGGCATCCGCACGGCCACCGTGAAGCGCGGCCCGTTGATCAAGACGATTCGAACGGTGGGGCGCATCGATTACAACGAACCACTCGTCACGTTTGTCGACACAAAGTTCAACGGCTGGATCGAAAAACTGGGCGTCGACGAAACGGGCCAGCACGTGGAACGGGGCCAACTTCTGTTCAGCGTCTATTCACCCGAGCTCTATGCCGCTCAACAGGAATACCTCTCCGCGGTGCAGACTCTACCACGTCTCGAAGCAAGCACCTTCGCTCCCGCCCGCGAGGAAGCTGTCAAGATGGTCGAGGCCGCCTTGACCAAGCTCAAGTACCTCGACGTGTCGGACGAGCAGGTCGAGACGCTTCGTGCGACGGGAAAGATCGAAAAGACCCTCGCGATCCATTCGCCAGCTTCCGGGATCGTCACGGAGAAGATGGCGCTCGAAGGCATGTACATCAAGCCGGGGATGCGCCTCTATACGATTGCCGACTTGTCCCGCGTCTGGGTTTACGTTGACGTTTACGAATACCAGCTTCCATGGATCAGCGTCGGGCAGAATGCCACGATGACTCTTCCCTATGTTCCCGGTGAGGGGTTCGTGGGGAAGGTCGTCTACATCTACCCCTACCTGGAACCGCAGACCCGCGTAATCAAGGTCCGCCTGGAGTTTGAGAACGCCGACATGCAACTCAAGCCGGGCATGTACGCAAACATCAGATTGGAGTCGGAGCTGCAGCGCGATGCGATTCTCGTGCCCCGCGAGAGCTACATCGACTCCGGGACCCGGCAGGTGGCCTTCGTGGATCTTGGCGGAGGCAAGTTCGCGCCGCGCGACGTTCAGGTCGGCGTCGAGGCGGAGGACGGCATGGTTGAGGTTCTCTACGGTCTCGACGAGGGTGAAATCGTCGTGACGAGCGGCCAGTTTATGCTTGACGCGGAGAGCAAGTTGAAGGAAGCCGTCGCCAAGATGATGGAGGCGGAGCGGGCCAAGACAACGAAGCGTGCGCCGGAATCAGGCGGTCACGCGGGACACTCGCCCGACCAAGAGATGGCCGGCATGCATGAAGCGCCGACGATGCCTGAGGGGACGGCCTACAGCTGCCCGATGGAAAAGCACCCCGACGAGACCGATCCGGCGAACCAGGGTCCTTACTTCTCCGACAAGCCCGGCCAATGCCCACACTGCGGGATGAAGCTCAAACCGATTGGCGAGTTTTCCTGGGCGGACAAGTACAAGGCCGGTACAGTCGCCTCGTCCGTTGCTCCCTCAATGACAGAGGGCGGCATACCTGCCGACGCACAGTACGCCTGCCCGATGGATCGGCACCCAGACGAGACCGACGCAGCCGACCAGGGTCCGTACTTTTCCGCGGAAGCCGGTAAGTGCCCGCGATGCGGCATGAAACTCAAACCGCTTGACGACCTGGAATGGATACGGGCGCAGCGAGCCGCCGACGGCGGTGAAGTCGCCTACACCTGCCCGGATCACCAGCATGTTTTCTCCGACACCGGCGGTGAGTGTCCGCGCTGTGGGAGGGCGTTGGCGCCGTTTAAGGTGATGTACACGTGCCCGGATCCGGAGCACGCCTCCGCCGTCAGCGCTACTCCGGGCAACTGTCCGCATTGCGGGCGGGGCATGGCCGCGTACCGCGGTGTGTGGCTGGACGAGAAGATGGCAAGCGAAAATGTGCCGGCCTCACCGGGTCTTGCGGATGTTGCACCCTATCGGTGCCCGATCCACCCGCTCGTGCACAGCGACAAGGTGGGACGTTGCACGATCTGCGGCAGCGAACTCGCATCCACCTCGTCGGCGGCGTCTGGCGAAGCCCTTCGGACCGCCATCCCGCTCGGCGCCAAGTACACCTGTTCGATGAAGATCTGTTGGCACTTCGCCGCCGAACCCGGAGAGTGTCCGAAGTGTGGCATGCGCCTTAAACCGATCGAGGAAGTTGCGTGGGCCAAAGATCTTCTCGATGAGCGATCCGTGCAGGCGGGAGTCGCCTACGCCTGCCCGATGCACCCGCAGGAGATACGGTCGGCTGCACCGGGCACGTGTTCGATCTGCGGCATGCAACTCGTCCCAGAATCGGCGCTCAAGAGACCCGTGGCCGCTCCGGAGCACGTCGCGGCGCAAGTGGATTACATTATGGAGCACTACCTCGAGCTGCAACGTCTGCTGGCTTCGGATCGCACGAAGGATTTGACATTGCATGCGCTAGGCTTGGTTTCGGCTTCGGAGACGCTGTCCAAACACATCTCCGAGCCCGGCGTAAACCTGCCGCCGGAGGCGGCACAGGCCGCGAAGCGCCTGCACGCCGCGGCGCTGAAGATCACAGGTAAGCTAGAGACCGATCGCGTGACGTTCGTCGAACTGAGCGCGGCGGTGAGCGTCCTTGTCGAGTACGCACGTCCGGACAAAACGCGCTGGCCGAAGCTGTATCTTTATCATTGCCCAATGAGCAAGGGTGACTGGCTTCAGCCCGCCGAGGAGAAGGCCAACCCCTATTACGGATTCAAAATGCTCAACTGTGGCGAACTGAGAGGAATCAAGTAG